A genomic region of Persephonella marina EX-H1 contains the following coding sequences:
- a CDS encoding 3'-5' exonuclease has translation MYNLTTDEAVFTIIDIETTGFNPESNDIIEIAAIKYQGNIILDRFWSLIKPEIELIPEHISKLTGITTAMVIDQPTVDKVLPDFLNFIENTILVGHNIRFDLAFLNKKAKEILNKTIKNPFICTDHLARKILSDIDSKSLASIAQHFNIPFSRQHRAMYDAEVNLEIFIKMLRFLEDYNVFKVMDIIKLSEGKKVNYREKRRRYV, from the coding sequence ATGTATAATCTAACAACTGATGAGGCTGTTTTCACCATAATTGATATCGAGACAACAGGTTTTAACCCAGAGAGCAACGATATAATAGAGATCGCAGCAATAAAATATCAGGGAAATATAATCCTGGATAGATTCTGGAGTCTTATAAAACCTGAGATTGAGCTTATACCTGAACATATATCAAAGCTTACAGGGATAACAACAGCTATGGTTATTGATCAGCCTACAGTTGATAAGGTTCTGCCTGATTTTTTAAACTTTATAGAAAATACAATACTAGTCGGTCACAATATAAGGTTTGATCTTGCATTTTTAAACAAAAAGGCAAAGGAGATACTGAATAAGACGATAAAAAACCCATTTATATGCACAGACCATCTCGCAAGAAAGATACTCTCAGACATAGACAGTAAATCCCTTGCAAGTATAGCCCAGCATTTCAATATACCTTTCTCAAGACAGCACAGGGCGATGTATGATGCTGAGGTAAACCTTGAGATTTTTATAAAGATGCTCCGCTTCCTTGAGGATTACAATGTTTTTAAGGTTATGGATATAATAAAACTGTCTGAAGGGAAAAAAGTTAACTACAGGGAAAAAAGGAGAAGGTATGTTTAG
- a CDS encoding cation:proton antiporter, which produces MDKHEAILLLVISIGAFVIPFIIRRLYLPSAVGEIFYGLVLGIFFKDIIHETPIVKLLGELGFIILMYLAGLEINFDRIRSTSKKDLSVYILSLFMIVFLSFYITFSFEFPLIYALVFMTIAIGLLYPVLKDTGLLKTNFAQSVLIIGSIGEIISLLFITGFTLYYQFGLSTKALIHLIEIYIFFALAYFIIRIFQLFIWWNPKWTSTFLKTGDPTETGIRANFVNMFIFVALASLLSMEPIIGAFMGGMLFALVFKERKEIQEKFSAFGYGFLIPIFFIEVGLQFDIFQLIKPEIIISALILTAVIFFIRSVAAMIFVFSGFSWKEIFLIPFSLSMPLTLLVAIATIGLEVNMLDKKQASVVILSAILSGLIYPWLFKIIVRKIKIEESKERVKINRT; this is translated from the coding sequence ATGGATAAACATGAAGCTATACTTCTGCTTGTTATCTCTATAGGTGCCTTTGTTATACCTTTTATTATCAGAAGGCTTTATCTTCCTTCAGCTGTTGGTGAGATATTCTACGGTCTTGTTCTCGGTATATTTTTCAAGGATATCATACATGAGACACCTATAGTTAAACTACTTGGAGAGCTTGGATTTATAATCCTTATGTATCTCGCAGGTCTTGAGATAAACTTTGACAGGATAAGATCAACCTCTAAAAAGGATCTTTCTGTATACATACTCAGCCTATTTATGATAGTTTTTCTATCATTCTATATAACATTTTCATTTGAGTTTCCTCTTATCTATGCACTTGTTTTTATGACAATAGCTATAGGACTTCTATATCCTGTTCTAAAGGATACAGGTCTTCTAAAAACAAACTTTGCCCAGTCAGTTTTAATAATAGGAAGTATAGGGGAGATCATAAGTCTTTTATTTATCACAGGCTTCACACTTTACTACCAGTTTGGACTTTCAACAAAGGCATTAATACATCTAATAGAGATATACATATTCTTCGCCTTAGCTTACTTTATCATAAGAATATTCCAGCTTTTTATATGGTGGAATCCAAAATGGACATCAACATTCCTTAAAACCGGTGATCCTACAGAGACAGGTATAAGGGCAAACTTTGTTAATATGTTTATATTTGTCGCCCTTGCAAGCCTTTTAAGTATGGAGCCGATTATAGGTGCATTTATGGGCGGTATGCTTTTCGCCCTTGTTTTTAAAGAGAGAAAAGAGATACAGGAGAAGTTCAGTGCCTTTGGATACGGATTTCTGATCCCTATATTCTTCATAGAGGTCGGTCTACAGTTTGACATATTCCAGCTTATAAAACCTGAGATAATAATAAGTGCTTTAATTCTGACAGCTGTTATATTCTTTATAAGATCTGTTGCTGCAATGATATTTGTATTCTCAGGCTTCTCATGGAAAGAGATATTTCTGATCCCTTTCTCACTTTCAATGCCTTTAACTCTCCTTGTTGCTATAGCAACGATAGGTCTTGAGGTTAATATGCTGGATAAAAAACAGGCATCCGTTGTTATACTGAGTGCTATACTTAGTGGACTGATATACCCATGGCTGTTTAAAATTATTGTTAGGAAAATTAAAATTGAAGAATCAAAGGAAAGGGTTAAAATTAATAGAACATAA
- a CDS encoding NAD-binding protein: MTLQIDKKVLLFGVGIFGREILRELLKKWSVIAVDYDENTIEELEDEYRDEERLQLIHGDASSILTWKKIDIENVINIISTISDADVSLEVCRIGREVFNLNVNIVVLLFEEEREEEFEKFNINIVKPAELTTKIVISKIERNYSIATNIGLGKGEIVEAKILARSHLVDRKLKYLKPTRWRIAAIYRDSELILPSGDERIKVGDRVIIIGDPKVLENLVNILLKGIPQFPLQFGMDIAVPYSGNTKISFEEAAYLKKNTKAHKLLIFPVKNYRIREDFDYIKNTVKKFEIKESVNNFIDLFYYENNIGVIVYPFVKEPFFKGRTLKKILKTAKKPVLISRGNFPYSEITISLNCPDPAFNLEIGIELSRLMKLPFEVLYITMPQELRGDEEEEKLRERHEIVSDFEQIYKTNIKYKVLEGNPVKETLKFMSDESKRKNLFITTYDKNEEISIFKPHVQYHITKSIKNSVLLLPLEELYG, translated from the coding sequence ATGACGTTACAGATAGACAAGAAAGTTCTTCTGTTCGGGGTGGGGATCTTTGGAAGGGAAATTCTCAGGGAGCTCCTGAAGAAATGGTCCGTGATAGCTGTAGATTATGATGAAAATACTATAGAAGAGCTTGAGGACGAGTACAGGGATGAGGAGAGATTACAGCTTATACATGGTGATGCGAGCAGTATACTCACATGGAAGAAGATAGATATTGAGAATGTTATAAACATAATATCAACGATAAGTGATGCAGATGTATCTCTTGAGGTCTGCAGAATCGGAAGGGAGGTTTTTAATCTTAATGTAAATATCGTTGTTCTCCTCTTTGAAGAGGAAAGGGAAGAGGAGTTTGAGAAGTTCAATATAAACATTGTAAAACCTGCAGAACTGACAACAAAAATCGTTATATCAAAGATAGAGAGGAATTACTCTATAGCAACAAATATAGGTCTTGGTAAAGGTGAGATCGTAGAGGCAAAGATACTTGCAAGATCTCATCTCGTTGACAGAAAGCTTAAATATCTAAAACCTACAAGATGGAGAATCGCAGCTATATACAGGGACAGCGAGCTTATACTACCGTCAGGTGATGAGAGAATAAAAGTTGGGGACAGGGTGATAATAATAGGTGATCCAAAGGTTCTTGAAAATCTTGTAAATATTCTTCTTAAAGGGATTCCCCAGTTTCCGTTACAGTTCGGTATGGATATAGCTGTTCCCTATTCAGGAAACACAAAGATATCCTTTGAGGAAGCTGCATACCTTAAGAAAAACACGAAAGCCCATAAACTTCTGATCTTTCCTGTAAAAAACTATAGAATCAGGGAGGATTTTGATTATATAAAGAACACAGTTAAGAAATTTGAGATTAAGGAAAGTGTAAATAACTTTATTGATCTTTTTTACTACGAAAATAATATAGGTGTTATAGTTTACCCGTTTGTTAAAGAGCCATTTTTTAAAGGGAGAACATTAAAAAAGATACTTAAAACTGCTAAGAAACCTGTTCTTATATCAAGGGGTAACTTCCCTTACTCAGAGATAACAATATCACTTAACTGTCCTGATCCTGCATTTAATCTTGAGATAGGTATAGAACTTTCAAGACTTATGAAACTTCCATTTGAGGTTCTTTATATAACTATGCCTCAGGAACTGAGAGGTGACGAAGAGGAAGAAAAACTGAGGGAGAGACATGAGATCGTTTCTGATTTTGAGCAGATATACAAAACAAATATAAAATACAAGGTTCTTGAAGGAAATCCTGTTAAAGAGACATTAAAGTTTATGTCCGACGAATCAAAAAGAAAAAATCTGTTCATAACCACATATGATAAGAATGAGGAGATCTCAATCTTCAAACCTCACGTCCAGTACCATATAACAAAGAGTATAAAAAACTCCGTTCTTCTTCTTCCTTTAGAGGAGCTGTATGGATAA